From a region of the Impatiens glandulifera chromosome 4, dImpGla2.1, whole genome shotgun sequence genome:
- the LOC124934685 gene encoding zinc finger MYM-type protein 1-like has protein sequence MDNERSKKRKTLLSFFKHKENSSTSTVNEVNLQSYTSNTEEEQPVLNFPRVEIDLNNLERDPAIQIPIWQHPINQQDEIRRSYIIMGPYQPKLDEYPRTKFGLQTQYRRFQYSWFEKFPWLEYSSSKDLIFCFPCFLFQKKSPINPSFTIDEFNNWKRVNDGVKYPLLIHVGGPTSSHSNSVKCVEDLMKVSGHIDNILNAQSLDEVQKNRLRLKTTIESIRWLSLQACAFRGHDESSSSKNRGNFIEMIKLMGRLNVNIGDIVLEKAPRNATYTSPTIQKEILHIFANKVRKKIREEIGDAKFCILVDEAKDISNKEQMSIILRFVDCLGILLERFFDIVNVPNTTASTLKKSISDVLSRHNLNVTNMRGQGYDGASNMSGAWNGLQALFLRECPYAYYIHCFAHRLQLALVGASTKEISVWLFFSKLSTIINLIGCSSKWHSELHSAQTIEIDRMITSGERDTGKGMNQIGNLHRSGSTRWSSHFESICSLIDMFGATISVLESIVEEESSSSLRGEACGCLITLRSFEFVFTLYMMQKIMEITNLLCQALQNKSLDIINVMDLVSTTKALLFNFREEGFDHLLEYVQMVCTQHDIEIPDLNASYKSATRRSCQQKDSLTIQQHYHFNIFNSVIDFQQEELNSRFSDEAVELLKLSSALNPKDNFKSFKGEDICKLAEKYYPGDFSEQEMHYLRSQLHFYCHYRKIIFSNETCENYSTE, from the coding sequence ATGGATAATGAAAGGagtaaaaaaagaaagacaTTATTGtcgtttttcaaacataaagaAAATTCATCTACATCTACGGTTAACGAGGTAAATCTTCAATCTTATACATCTAATACGGAAGAAGAAcaacctgttttaaattttcCAAGGGTTGAAATTGATCTTAATAATCTTGAACGAGATCCCGCAATTCAGATTCCTATATGGCAACATCCAATAAATCAACAAGATGAAATTAGACGGTCTTATATTATAATGGGTCCGTATCAACCTAAGTTAGATGAGTATCCAAGAACTAAGTTTGGATTACAAACTCAGTATCGTAGATTTCAATACTCGTGGTTTGAAAAGTTTCCTTGGTTAGAGTATTCTTCATCAAaggatttaatattttgttttccttgtTTTCTTTTCCAAAAGAAATCACCTATTAATCCTTCATTCACTATTGATGAATTTAATAACTGGAAAAGGGTTAACGATGGAGTTAAATATCCACTTTTAATTCACGTGGGAGGTCCTACTTCCTCACATAGTAATTCAGTGAAATGTGTTGAAGATTTGATGAAAGTAAGTGGACATATTGACAACATATTGAATGCCCAAAGTTTAGATGAAGTTCAGAAAAATCGATTACGACTTAAGACGACAATTGAGAGTATTCGATGGCTTAGTTTACAAGCTTGTGCATTTAGAGGTCATGATgaatcttcatcttctaaaaATCGTGGTAATTTTATAGAGATGATAAAACTTATGGGTCGATTGAATGTTAATATTGGTGATATAGTATTAGAAAAAGCTCCAAGAAATGCAACATATACTTCACCAACTATTCAGAAAGaaattttgcatatttttgcaAATAAAGTAAGGAAAAAAATCCGTGAAGAAATTGGAGATGCGAAGTTctgtattttagttgatgaagcTAAAGATATTTCAAATAAAGAGCAGATgtcaattattttgagatttgtTGATTGTTTGGGTATTTTACTAGAGCGTTTCTTTGATATTGTTAATGTTCCAAATACTACTGCTTCAACATTAAAGAAGAGCATATCAGATGTTCTTTCTCGACATAATTTGAATGTCACCAATATGAGAGGGCAAGGGTACGACGGTGCTAGTAACATGTCTGGTGCTTGGAATGGACTTCAAGCTCTATTTCTTCGAGAATGTCCATATGCATATTATATACATTGCTTTGCTCATAGGTTGCAATTAGCATTAGTTGGAGCTTCTACAAAAGAGATTTCTGTTTggctatttttttcaaaactatcCACCATTATTAATCTTATTGGTTGTTCCTCCAAATGGCATTCTGAGTTACATTCTGCTCAAACTATTGAAATTGACCGTATGATTACTTCGGGTGAACGGGATACTGGTAAAGGAATGAATCAAATTGGTAATTTACATCGTAGTGGATCAACTCGATGGAGCTCTCATTTTGAATCTATTTGTAGTTTAATTGATATGTTTGGTGCAACTATTTCTGTTCTTGAAAGTATTGTGGAAGAAGAATCGTCTAGTTCTTTACGTGGAGAAGCATGTGGTTGTTTGATAACTTTGAGatcttttgaatttgttttcacACTTTATATGATGCAAAAAATTATGGAAATTACAAACCTGCTTTGTCAAGCTTTGCaaaacaaatctcttgataTTATAAATGTCATGGATCTAGTATCAACTACTAAAGCACTACTTTTCAATTTTAGAGAAGAAGGATTTGATCATCTACTAGAATACGTGCAAATGGTTTGCACACAACATGACATTGAAATTCCGGATCTGAATGCTTCATACAAAAGTGCAACAAGACGTTCATGTCAACAAAAAGATTCGTTGACAATTCAACAACACTATCATTTCAATATCTTCAATTCAGTGAtagattttcaacaagaagaGTTGAATTCTAGATTTAGTGATGAGGCAGTAGAGCTCCTTAAACTTAGTTCTGCTTTGAACcctaaagataattt
- the LOC124933574 gene encoding uncharacterized protein LOC124933574, whose product MAISSISNTCLGIPNLFPKNPISIWRKDNTFKFNIHDSNLRLLRRPFPIHLHLSTTRRLQPSAKFIRPSSRRNSLRKKLNEQLLQQQGGQCPKVLDPILNYDDKESSNVIQDVDGADSSKLNSNNITLPANKEANSGHLGDSVLWNKLETWVDQCKTESEFWGVGFGPIFTIYRDLDGKTKSVIVNEEEILKRCGFSPHKYDRSEFMVSPEAKYKIDHANYLAKEIESGNHAFPESSSVARFVVQGQQSRFLNTIQSLTHKSVLSSKQSKVGIILLLGCFFMVCGLKALFANREAKVEYSRLEKDMLRRKVKARKENEKLEKGNVEVIQDFKEVQISSKERPKINKQEVMEYISKTNLSSLDSSSKPSDFDCRIQEIREMARQVRKDERKDSTPSASDAEAIDSKEEHVNLPNGCSNESKFVVDKITNITTENQKSQTSASSACEDLLKDFYEQKGTSSSTIGLADGESYVGEIKEKKNSETVSSIEVPTVKPKKRFGTRKIISSVDKAREYLSQEHVERKLKEEFNQSDGVLVNSNIEHEATHNSNNLNNGVSIPVKPGGLINSETDHNVRKELRVTKKADANFEDVRKEYTSTDTELLWSVKNEGNHSQLEERPSLSCLSKSEKGGTSIQEPDKDSPSFQSSKCSVENDSAFKPTVGTNRPDIEEGSRDIDDQTSTSAPGIGNKSRNTKDASPMDKGSWIAENFHEMEQVVQMIATGFSENYKVAREKVKQELHVCPDLIRSNVDEYGGELEWMQDDRLREIVFQVRDNELCGRDPFYLMDDEDKLEFFKGLERKVEKENVNLGNLHEWIHSNIENLDYGADGISIYDTPEKIIPRWIGPPVDKIPDFLNNVANRDDMAKKSFNNPPAARKNGQESRNKPQESTLSKHVSPTVAKGQRIEAVNAASKEPNTVIEASDGSSRAGKKSGKEYWQHTKKVSRSFLESYNAETDPEVKADMRNIGKGLDRWITEEEVQEAANFMDKIPEKGREYIEKKLNKVKREMELFGPQAVVSKYKEYSEEKEIDYLWWLDLPYILCLELYTIEDGEEKVGFYSLEMAEDLELDPKPFHVIAFEDPGDCKNLCYIVQAQMEMLGNGSAFVVARPPKDTFRDAKEKGFSITVIKKGEMQLNVDLTLEEVEEQIIEIGSKIYHDSITKERSVDINGLMKGVFGVSKSAKR is encoded by the exons ATGGCGATTTCATCCATATCTAATACTTGTTTAGGAATTCCAAACCTTTTTCCCAAAAACCCAATCTCAATATGGAGGAAAGACAACACATTCAAATTCAACATTCACGATTCCAATCTTCGTCTTCTTCGCAGGCCATTTCCTATCCATTTACACCTCTCCACTACAAGACGATTACAACCTTCCGCCAAATTCATCCGACCTTCGTCTCGACGAAACTCCTTAAGGAAGAAGCTTAACGAGCAACTACTACAACAACAGGGAGGTCAGTGCCCTAAAGTTCTAGACCCAATTCTAAATTATGATGATAAAGAGAGCTCTAATGTCATTCAGGATGTTGACGGTGCGGACTCGAGTAAGTTAAATTCTAATAACATTACACTGCCTGCTAACAAAGAAGCAAATTCTGGACATTTGGGTGATTCAGTCTTGTGGAATAAATTGGAAACTTGGGTTGATCAGTGTAAGACAGAGTCTGAATTTTGGGGAGTTGGATTTGGTCCTATATTCACTATCTATCGTGATTTAGATGGAAAAACCAAGAGTGTGATTGTTAATGAGGAGGAAATACTGAAAAGATGTGGTTTTAGTCCCCACAAATATGACAGAAGTGAGTTCATGGTCTCACCAGAGGCGAAATATAAAATTGACCATGCTAATTATCTTGCTAAGGAGATCGAGAGTGGGAATCACGCCTTTCCCGAAAGTAGTTCTGTGGCAAGGTTTGTGGTGCAAGGGCAGCAATCCAGGTTCCTGAATACAATCCAGAGTCTTACTCATAAGTCTGTTTTGTCTTCAAAGCAATCTAAGGTTGGGATCATTCTATTATTGGGTTGTTTCTTTATGGTTTGTGGGTTGAAGGCTTTGTTTGCAAATAGAGAAGCTAAagtagaatattcaaggttggAAAAGGACATGTTAAGGAGAAAAGTAAAGGCAAGGAAAGAGAACGAGAAACTAGAAAAGGGTAATGTGGAAGTTATTCAGGATTTTAAGGAGGTGCAAATATCATCTAAGGAAAGACCAAAAATTAATAAGCAAGAAGTTATGGAATATATATCAAAGACTAACTTATCATCCCTTGATTCTAGTTCTAAACCTTCCGACTTTGATTGCAGAATCCAAGAAATCCGTGAAATGGCAAGGCAAGTAAGAAAGGATGAGAGAAAAGACTCCACACCAAGTGCTAGTGATGCTGAAGCAATTGATTCAAAAGAAGAGCATGTGAACCTTCCAAATGGGTGCTCTAATGAATCAAAGTTTGTAGTTGACAAAATTACAAATATCACAACAGAGAATCAGAAAAGCCAAACAAGTGCATCATCAGCTTGTGAAGATTTATTGAAGGACTTTTATGAACAGAAAGGTACTTCATCAAGCACTATAGGTTTAGCTGATGGTGAAAGCTATGTTGGAGAAATAAAGGAAAAGAAGAATTCAGAAACAGTCAGCAGTATTGAAGTCCCTACAGTGAAGCCAAAGAAGAGATTTGGAACAAGAAAGATCATTTCTTCGGTTGACAAAGCTAGGGAATATCTATCTCAGGAACATGTAGAACGGAAGCTTAAAGAAGAATTTAATCAGAGTGATGGTGTTCTTGTTAATTCAAATATCGAACATGAAGCTACTCATAATTCTAATAACCTAAATAATGGAGTATCTATACCCGTAAAGCCTGGTGGATTAATCAATTCAGAAACTGATCATAATGTGCGAAAAGAGTTGAGGGTCACCAAGAAAGCAGACGCCAATTTTGAAGATGTAAGAAAAGAATATACATCGACAGATACTGAACTGCTATGGTCTGTAAAAAATGAAGGAAATCATAGCCAATTAGAAGAAAGACCATCTCTTTCATGTTTATCAAAAAGTGAGAAGGGTGGGACTTCAATCCAAGAGCCAGATAAAGACAGCCCTTCCTTTCAATCATCCAAATGCAGTGTTGAAAATGATTCTGCATTCAAGCCAACAGTGGGCACTAATCGCCCAGATATTGAAGAAGGATCCAGAGATATAGATGATCAAACGTCTACCTCTGCACCAGGTATTGGAAACAAAAGTAGAAACACAAAGGATGCATCCCCAATGGACAAGGGAAGTTGGATAGCTGAAAATTTCCATGAAATGGAGCAAGTAGTGCAAATGATTGCAACTGGATTTAGCGAAAACTACAAGGTTGCTAGGGAAAAGGTGAAACAAGAGCTTCATGTTTGCCCAGACCTTATAAGATCTAATGTTGATGAATATGGTGGGGAACTTGAGTGGATGCAAGATGATAGACTGCGAGAAATTGTCTTTCAAGTCAGAGACAATGAATTATGTGGTCGTGACCCTTTCTATCTTATGGATGATGAGGATAAACTTGAGTTTTTCAAGGGACTTGAAAGGAAAGTTGAGAAAGAAAATGTGAATCTTGGAAATTTGCATGAATGGATCCATTCAAACATTGAAAACCTCGATTATGGAGCTG ATGGTATTAGTATTTATGACACACCAGAGAAGATTATTCCCCGTTGGATAGGGCCTCCAGTGGACAAAATTCCTGATTTCCTTAATAATGTAGCAAATCGCGATGATATGGCCAAAAAAAGCTTCAATAATCCTCCTGCTGCAAGAAAGAATGGACAAGAATCTCGAAATAAGCCTCAGGAGTCTACATTGAGTAAACATGTTTCTCCTACAGTTGCCAAGGGTCAACGTATAGAGGCTGTAAATGCTGCTTCAAAAGAACCGAATACTGTTATTGAAGCTAGTGACGGTTCTTCTAGAGCTGGAAAGAAATCAGGAAAGGAGTATTGGCAACACACAAAGAAAGTGTCCCGTTCGTTTCTAGAGTCTTATAATGCAGAGACAGATCCCGAGGTTAAAGCTGACATGAGGAATATAGGGAAGGGTCTGGACCGGTGGATTACTGAGGAGGAAGTGCAAGAGGCAGCTAATTTCATGGATAAGATACCCGAGAAAGGACGAGAATATATTGAAAAGAAACTTAACAAAGTAAAGAGAGAAATGGAGTTGTTTGGACCCCAAGCTGTGGTGAGCAAGTACAAAGAATATTCTGAAGAGAAGGAAATAGATTATTTGTGGTGGCTAGATCTTCCCTACATCCTG TGCCTAGAATTGTACACTATTGAGGATGGGGAGGAGAAGGTTGGATTTTATTCATTAGAGATGGCAGAAGATCTTGAATTGGATCCAAAGCCGTTTCATGTGATTGCGTTTGAGGACCCTGGTGATTGCAAGAATCTTTGTTATATTGTACAGGCTCAAATGGAAATGCTTGGAAATGGGAGTGCTTTTGTTGTTGCGCGTCCACCTAAG GATACTTTTCGGGATGCAAAAGAAAAGGGTTTTAGTATAACCGTCATCAAGAAAGGGGAGATGCAGCTAAATGTAGATCTGACTCTGGAAGAGGTAGAAGAACAAATCATTGAGATTGGGAGCAAGATATATCATGATAGCATCACAAAGGAAAGGTCTGTAGATATAAATGGGCTCATGAAAGGCGTATTTGGAGTCAGTAAATCTGCTAAAAGGTAA
- the LOC124936382 gene encoding uncharacterized protein LOC124936382 encodes MVSPDAKYKIDHANYLAKEIQSGNHAFSESSSVARFVVQGQQSRFLNTIQSLTSKSVLSSKQSKVGIILLLGGFFMVCGLKALFASREAKVLEYTRLEKDMLRRKVKAMKENDKLEKGSVEVIQGFKENPRNP; translated from the exons ATGGTCTCTCCAGATGCGAAATATAAAATTGACCATGCTAATTATCTGGCTAAGGAGATTCAGAGTGGGAATCACGCCTTTTCCGAAAGTAGTTCTGTGGCAAGGTTTGTGGTGCAAGGGCAGCAATCCAGGTTTCTGAATACAATCCAGAGTCTTACTAGTAAGTCTGTTTTGTCTTCAAAGCAATCTAAGGTTGGGATCATTCTATTGCTGGGTGGTTTCTTTATGGTTTGTGGGTTGAAGGCTTTGTTTGCAAGTAGAGAAGCTAAAGTACTAGAATATACAAGGTTGGAAAAGGACATGTTAAGGAGAAAAGTAAAGGCAATGAAAGAGAACGATAAACTAGAAAAGGGTAGTGTGGAAGTTATTCAGGGTTTTAAAGAG AATCCAAGAAATCCGTGA